The Osmerus eperlanus chromosome 15, fOsmEpe2.1, whole genome shotgun sequence genome includes a window with the following:
- the LOC134035030 gene encoding dermatan-sulfate epimerase-like protein, whose translation MIMKTIMTLKMPFTMTIKVILYSVFLLALLAVGTAFSGVFNGSEKYIFTDDLLQLKLTQGKAPEHRKLQSTNSHPNLYFSQADVQLLRQRSTTTHSHIFKVIRGAVLTMLSNAPLYMPPMKHDEFTSKWNEIYGNNLPPLALYCLLSPEDSGALQFLLKFMDRMADYPDWKVTSAPNDEVPMAHSLTGFATAYDFIYSLLDEQRRNVYLKKIRSETEKLYELSKYRGWGKQYLQNHQTTNILAIMTGALVIGTHDDPESMIWKQVSVNYMEKTMFLLNHVVDGSLDEGVAYGSYTSKSITQYVFLAQRHFNMDNMQNNWLRGHFWFYYATLLPGFQRTVGIADSNYNWFYGPESQLIFLDTFVLKNGTGNWLAQQIRKHRPKDGPMGQSSAQRWTTLFTEYIWYNAHLAPQPPQGFGNAGMHIFSNWGVVTYGAGLPNGQGNTFVSFKSGKLGGRAVYDIVHAKPYSWVDGWNSFNPGHEHPDQNSFTFAPNGQVFVSEALYGPKYSYLNNVLVFSPSPTSQCNSPWEGQLGECAKWLRWTDAGVGDSAGEVIAASSHRDTMFVSGEAAPAYSPAMRLKSVYRALVLLNSQTLLVLDHVEKWDDSPVTSLSAFFHNLDIDFKYVPFKFMDRYNGALMDVWDAHYKMFWFDTEGISPVTRIQEAEQAAEFKKRWTQYVNVTFPIRGPVARVAYIMHGPHVKVSNCRFIDNSKNGVRLSLIINNTEKIVSVVTNYKDIGARLSYIGFGGHAKVEDRHQMVRFGLGTELVPKQNPTDNQLFDFGFTVNVIAGAILCVAICFLTLQRKFYVCFSRLMRYALLSVLTLWIAELLFVSSSCDQLLCGVKWKSASANPEVNKQIRLYDQHRFLLPTVVITTLPGSGSDILKHLFHNTSDFLYLRVPTEHVDIPETEFEFDSLVDACEWSRSDAVRGRFKIIQGWLHSLVHNTKLHLQNIQLVESSRVKAPPRAGPSRDRRRRARRREPAAELKGKLRASLDRDAEYVREMRRHVAEYPNARVVLNMRSGSWALKLPFIQEVVGPAMRTIYLVRDPRAWVYLMLYNSKPSLYSLKNIPQHLSLIFKEDASREGCPTSAPEFKMIRRLLSHSEANAVLILAHLWLAHTSAALRVSGSLSLESNLQVKFEDVVNFPQETAERIHSFLGVPVSPSALNQLMFTTSTNLYNLMYEGDISPANIDIWRQNMPGKDIRLIEETCGIVMKRLGYSRFVS comes from the coding sequence ATGATAATGAAGACAATAATGACATTGAAAATGCCTTTTACCATGACTATCAAAGTGATTTTGTATTCAGTGTTTTTACTGGCACTGTTGGCAGTGGGAACAGCATTCTCTGGagttttcaatggttcagaaaaatatattttcacagATGACTTACTGCAGCTCAAGCTCACCCAGGGCAAGGCACCGGAGCATCGGAAACTCCAGTCTACAAACTCTCATCCTAACCTCTATTTCAGCCAAGCAGATGTACAGCTTCTGAGACAAAgatccaccaccacacacagtcacattttCAAAGTCATCAGGGGCGCAGTCCTGACCATGCTATCAAATGCACCCCTCTACATGCCACCTATGAAACACGATGAGTTTACCAGCAAGTGGAATGAGATTTACGGGAACAACCTGCCGCCTCTTGCCCTCTATTGCCTGCTATCCCCAGAGGACTCGGGTGCCCTCCAGTTCCTTCTCAAGTTCATGGATAGGATGGCTGATTACCCAGACTGGAAGGTGACCAGCGCTCCGAATGACGAGGTGCCCATGGCTCACTCTCTCACAGGGTTTGCCACTGCCTATGACTTCATCTACTCACTCCTGGACGAGCAGCGACGGAATGTTTACCTCAAGAAGATTCGCTCAGAGACGGAGAAGCTGTACGAGCTTTCTAAGTACAGAGGGTGGGGAAAGCAGTACCTCCAAAACCACCAAACCACCAACATATTAGCCATCATGACGGGCGCTTTAGTGATAGGCACACACGACGACCCAGAGTCGATGATTTGGAAACAGGTGTCGGTGAACTATATGGAGAAGACGATGTTCCTGCTGAATCACGTCGTGGACGGCTCCCTGGACGAGGGGGTTGCCTATGGGAGCTACACATCCAAGTCCATCACGCAGTACGTGTTTCTGGCCCAGCGCCATTTCAACATGGATAACATGCAAAACAACTGGCTGCGCGGACACTTCtggttctactacgccactttGCTGCCCGGCTTCCAGAGAACCGTAGGCATCGCTGACTCCAACTACAATTGGTTTTATGGCCCTGAGAGCCAGCTCATCTTCCTGGACACATTTGTTTTGAAGAACGGGACCGGCAACTGGCTGGCCCAGCAGATTAGGAAGCACCGGCCGAAGGATGGCCCCATGGGGCAGTCCTCGGCCCAGCGCTGGACTACCCTCTTCACTGAGTACATCTGGTACAACGCCCACCTGGCCCCGCAGCCTCCTCAGGGCTTTGGCAATGCAGGGATGCACATCTTCTCCAACTGGGGGGTGGTGACATATGGGGCGGGACTGCCTAATGGCCAGGGGAACACTTTTGTCTCCTTTAAGTCAGGGAAGCTTGGTGGCCGAGCTGTGTATGACATAGTCCACGCCAAGCCGTACTCCTGGGTGGACGGATGGAACAGCTTCAACCCCGGGCACGAGCACCCTGACCAGAACTCGTTCACCTTCGCTCCCAACGGGCAGGTGTTTGTGTCCGAGGCGTTGTACGGTCCTAAGTACAGCTACCTGAACAACGTGCTGGTTTTCAGCCCGTCCCCCACCAGCCAGTGTAATTCTCCCTGGGAGGGGCAGCTGGGGGAGTGTGCAAAGTGGTTACGCTGGACCGACGCCGGGGTGGGGGACTCTGCGGGGGAGGTGATTGCTGCCTCCTCGCACAGAGACACCATGTTTGTGAGCGGGGAGGCGGCGCCTGCCTACTCCCCCGCCATGAGGCTGAAGAGCGTGTACCGAGCTCTGGTGCTGCTCAACTCCCAGACTCTGCTGGTGCTGGACCACGTGGAGAAGTGGGATGACTCACCCGTGACCTCGCTCAGCGCGTTCTTTCACAATTTAGACATTGACTTCAAGTATGTGCCCTTTAAGTTCATGGACAGGTATAACGGAGCGCTGATGGACGTCTGGGACGCCCATTATAAGATGTTCTGGTTTGACACAGAGGGGATCAGCCCTGTTACTAGAATACAGGAGGCAGAACAGGCAGCCGAGTTTAAGAAAAGGTGGACTCAGTATGTCAATGTCACGTTCCCTATCAGAGGACCTGTAGCCAGAGTAGCCTACATAATGCATGGACCTCACGTCAAAGTGTCAAACTGCAGATTTATAGACAACAGCAAAAATGGAGTAAGACTCTCTCTAATCATCAACAACACAGAGAAGATTGTGTCTGTTGTGACAAACTATAAGGATATAGGAGCCCGTTTAAGTTATATAGGCTTTGGGGGTCACGCCAAAGTGGAGGACAGACATCAGATGGTTCGCTTCGGCTTGGGAACGGAGCTTGTCCCCAAACAAAACCCGACTGACAATCAGCTGTTTGATTTTGGATTCACAGTCAACGTGATAGCGGGAGCGATACTGTGTGTGGCGATATGTTTCCTCACGCTGCAGAGGAAGTTCTACGTGTGTTTCAGCAGGCTCATGCGCTACGCCCTCCTGTCCGTGCTCACGTTATGGATCGCCGAGCTTCTCTTTGTGTCCAGCAGCTGTGACCAGCTCCTTTGCGGGGTCAAGTGGAAAAGCGCCAGTGCCAACCCAGAGGTCAACAAACAAATCAGACTTTATGACCAACATCGTTTTCTCCTGCCCACCGTCGTCATAACAACGCTGCCTGGCTCCGGCTCCGACATCCTCAAGCACCTTTTCCACAACACCTCCGACTTCCTTTACCTACGCGTCCCCACGGAGCACGTGGACATCCCCGAGACGGAGTTCGAGTTCGACTCCCTGGTGGACGCTTGCGAGTGGTCCAGGTCGGACGCGGTGCGCGGACGCTTCAAGATCATCCAGGGCTGGCTGCACTCTCTGGTCCACAACACCAAGCTCCACCTCCAGAACATCCAGCTGGTGGAGAGCAGCCGGGTGAAGGCTCCCCCGAGGGCCGGGCCCTCCAGGGACCGCAGGAGGAGGGCCCGGAGGAGGGAGCCTGCCGCCGAGCTCAAAGGCAAGCTGAGGGCCAGTCTAGACCGGGACGCGGAGTACGTGAGGGAGATGAGACGCCACGTCGCGGAGTACCCGAACGCCCGTGTGGTCCTCAACATGCGGAGCGGCAGCTGGGCATTGAAACTGCCCTTCATCCAGGAGGTGGTGGGCCCGGCCATGAGAACCATCTATCTCGTCCGGGACCCCAGGGCATGGGTCTATCTCATGCTTTACAACAGCAAACCCAGCCTGTACTCCTTAAAGAACATCCCCCAGCACCTGTCCCTGATATTCAAGGAGGACGCTTCCAGGGAAGGATGCCCGACTTCAGCCCCGGAGTTTAAGATGATCCGGAGGCTTCTCTCCCACTCTGAAGCTAACGCCGTCCTGATACTAGCCCACCTGTGGCTGGCCCACACCAGCGCAGCTCTGCGTGTGAGTGGGTCCTTGTCTCTGGAGTCCAACCTCCAGGTGAAGTTTGAGGACGTGGTCAACTTCCCCCAGGAGACGGCAGAGAGGATCCACTCCTTCTTGGGGGTTCCTGTCTCGCCCTCGGCCCTCAATCAGCTCATGTTCACCACCTCCACAAACTTGTACAACCTGATGTATGAGGGGGACATATCACCAGCCAATATTGACATATGGAGGCAGAATATGCCCGGTAAGGACATTAGACTGATAGAAGAGACGTGTGGGATTGTAATGAAGCGGCTGGGCTACTCCAGGTTTGTCAGTTAA